From one Thalassobaculum sp. OXR-137 genomic stretch:
- a CDS encoding ABC transporter permease → MSDVLSIVLKRLGLGLITLLVISILIFFAVELLPGDIAQAVLGQGATEENLKALREQLGLNEPAIWRYLTWLGGAVQGDFGVSLISGRSVAETIGPRFAATLFLASYAAVIAVPVAIILGIIVALLRDSIFDRVANVLTLTSISSPEFFLGYVLVLYLAVKNPWFPALANVNFQDIGTFELYYRTFLPALTMVLVVVAHMMRMTRASIINLLASPYIEMARLKGTPAWKVIVKHALPNAWAPIINVVALNLAYLITGVVLVEVVFVYPGIGQLLVDSVTKRDFPVVQACCLIFAATFILLNLAADVGAILTNPRLRHPK, encoded by the coding sequence ATGAGCGACGTATTGAGCATCGTGCTCAAACGGCTCGGCCTTGGATTGATCACCCTGCTTGTGATCTCCATCCTGATTTTTTTCGCAGTTGAACTTTTGCCGGGCGACATTGCCCAAGCGGTCCTGGGACAGGGCGCTACCGAAGAGAACCTGAAAGCGTTGCGCGAGCAGCTCGGTCTGAACGAGCCCGCGATCTGGCGTTATCTCACTTGGCTCGGGGGCGCGGTTCAGGGCGACTTCGGCGTCTCGCTGATCTCCGGACGCTCGGTGGCGGAGACCATCGGTCCGCGCTTCGCGGCGACGCTGTTCCTGGCGAGCTATGCGGCGGTGATCGCGGTCCCGGTGGCCATCATCCTCGGCATCATCGTCGCCCTGCTGCGCGACAGCATCTTCGACCGGGTCGCAAACGTGCTGACCCTCACGTCGATCTCCTCGCCCGAGTTCTTCCTCGGCTATGTCCTGGTCCTGTATCTGGCGGTGAAGAACCCCTGGTTCCCGGCTCTTGCCAACGTGAACTTCCAGGATATCGGCACCTTCGAACTGTACTACCGAACCTTCCTGCCGGCGCTGACGATGGTTCTCGTGGTGGTCGCGCACATGATGCGCATGACCCGTGCGTCGATCATCAACCTGCTGGCCTCGCCCTATATCGAGATGGCGCGCCTCAAGGGGACGCCGGCGTGGAAGGTCATCGTCAAGCACGCGCTGCCCAACGCCTGGGCGCCGATCATCAACGTGGTCGCCCTGAACCTCGCCTATCTGATCACCGGCGTGGTGCTGGTCGAGGTGGTGTTCGTCTATCCGGGCATCGGCCAGCTTCTGGTCGACAGCGTGACCAAGCGTGACTTCCCTGTGGTTCAGGCCTGCTGCCTGATCTTCGCGGCGACGTTCATCCTGTTGAACCTCGCAGCAGATGTGGGGGCGATTCTGACGAACCCCCGCCTGCGTCATCCGAAGTGA
- a CDS encoding ABC transporter substrate-binding protein codes for MHYAMAAGVTASAAGGLWTSKAAMAAPKRGGTFRLGTHDGNTSDTHDPGTYLSFSIIQLAHTYRSYLTQITPTNELGPDAAASWSATDDATEWTFKLQKGASFHSGKPFTADDAIASLNHHRGEKSTSAAKALLKDVVDIVKDDEHTITIKLASGNADLPWLMTDYHLAMCPANSDGTIDWQSGDGTGPYKIVHNEFGVGSKLERHDGWHGEGAYFDAVEMTVLNDPNARQTALVTGQIDGITQLELKTLSLLKRNPNILVDNVPSGAAITMPMFCDVAPFDNVDVRTALKLAIDREDIIKKITFDTAIPGNDFHISPNMPYWPDLPQRTYDPDKAKFHLKKAGQENLTVDLSTADSVYSGAVDMCVLYAEHAKAAGITINVNREPNDGYYSEVWLKKPFCMVQWGARPTPDVMLSLAYKDDAAWNESHWQNERFNELLLAAKAELDQEKRAAQYREMAQLARDDGGTIIPMFTNFVYARAKNVAHGENLAASWQMDGARACSRWWFDS; via the coding sequence ATGCATTACGCGATGGCCGCCGGCGTTACTGCATCGGCGGCGGGAGGCCTTTGGACCTCCAAGGCGGCGATGGCTGCCCCCAAGCGCGGCGGCACGTTCCGTCTCGGCACTCATGACGGGAACACTTCGGACACCCACGATCCCGGCACCTATCTCAGTTTCTCCATCATCCAGCTCGCGCACACCTATCGCAGCTATCTGACCCAGATCACGCCGACCAATGAACTCGGCCCCGACGCGGCCGCGTCCTGGAGCGCCACGGACGACGCGACGGAGTGGACGTTCAAGCTGCAGAAGGGTGCGTCCTTCCACAGCGGCAAGCCGTTCACGGCGGATGACGCGATCGCCTCGCTCAACCACCACCGCGGCGAGAAGAGCACCTCGGCCGCCAAGGCGCTGCTGAAGGATGTCGTCGACATCGTCAAGGACGACGAGCACACGATCACCATCAAGCTGGCCAGCGGCAACGCCGACCTGCCGTGGCTGATGACCGACTATCACCTGGCCATGTGCCCGGCGAACAGCGACGGAACGATCGACTGGCAGTCCGGCGACGGCACCGGCCCGTACAAGATCGTCCACAACGAGTTCGGCGTCGGCAGCAAGCTCGAGCGTCACGACGGCTGGCACGGCGAAGGCGCGTATTTCGACGCGGTCGAGATGACCGTGCTGAACGATCCGAACGCCCGCCAGACCGCCCTGGTCACCGGCCAGATCGACGGCATCACGCAGCTCGAGCTGAAGACCCTGTCGCTGCTCAAGCGCAATCCGAACATCCTGGTGGATAACGTGCCGTCCGGTGCCGCGATCACCATGCCGATGTTCTGCGACGTGGCGCCGTTCGACAATGTGGATGTCCGCACCGCGCTGAAGCTCGCGATCGACCGCGAGGACATCATCAAGAAGATCACCTTCGACACGGCGATCCCGGGCAACGACTTCCACATCTCCCCGAACATGCCGTACTGGCCGGATCTGCCACAGCGCACCTACGATCCGGACAAGGCGAAGTTCCACCTGAAGAAGGCCGGCCAGGAGAACCTGACGGTCGATCTCTCCACGGCCGACAGCGTGTATTCCGGCGCGGTCGACATGTGCGTGCTCTATGCCGAGCATGCCAAGGCCGCCGGCATCACCATCAATGTGAACCGCGAGCCGAACGATGGCTACTATTCCGAAGTCTGGCTGAAAAAGCCGTTCTGCATGGTGCAGTGGGGCGCGCGTCCGACGCCGGACGTCATGCTCAGCCTGGCCTACAAGGACGATGCGGCCTGGAACGAGAGCCACTGGCAGAACGAGCGGTTCAACGAGCTGCTGCTGGCTGCCAAGGCCGAGCTCGACCAGGAGAAGCGAGCCGCCCAGTACCGCGAGATGGCCCAGCTCGCCCGCGACGACGGAGGGACCATCATTCCGATGTTCACCAACTTCGTCTACGCCCGGGCCAAGAACGTCGCCCATGGCGAAAACCTTGCCGCGAGCTGGCAGATGGACGGCGCGCGGGCCTGCAGCCGTTGGTGGTTCGACTCCTGA